One segment of Candidatus Manganitrophus noduliformans DNA contains the following:
- the rpsD gene encoding 30S ribosomal protein S4 has protein sequence MARYVGPVCRLCRREGTKLFLKGTRCFSEKCAIDRRSYPPGQHGQARPRASEYSAQLREKQKLKRIYGLLERQFRQYFFKAERKKGITGENLLRLLESRLDNVVYRLGFASSRKQGRMLIRQNHFIVNGKGVNIPSFLVSLNDAIEVKEGSRALVAIQAALEGIGTRGVPSWLELDQNQMKGTVKSHPSKEEIALPVNEQLVVELYSR, from the coding sequence TTGGCTAGATATGTCGGTCCAGTATGTCGGCTTTGTCGAAGGGAAGGGACCAAGTTGTTTTTAAAAGGAACCCGTTGTTTTTCCGAGAAGTGTGCGATCGATCGGCGAAGTTATCCGCCGGGCCAGCATGGACAGGCTCGGCCGCGCGCCTCCGAATACAGCGCACAGTTGCGGGAGAAGCAGAAGCTGAAGCGGATTTACGGCCTTCTGGAGCGTCAGTTCAGGCAATATTTCTTCAAAGCGGAACGAAAGAAGGGAATCACCGGAGAGAACCTGCTCAGGTTGTTGGAATCGAGACTCGACAATGTGGTCTACCGCCTTGGTTTTGCTTCTTCACGGAAGCAGGGCCGCATGCTGATCAGACAGAATCATTTCATCGTCAATGGAAAAGGGGTCAATATTCCTTCTTTCCTGGTCAGTCTCAATGATGCGATCGAGGTGAAAGAGGGGAGCCGCGCTCTTGTCGCTATTCAGGCCGCGCTTGAGGGGATTGGAACCCGCGGCGTCCCTTCCTGGCTGGAGCTCGATCAGAACCAGATGAAGGGGACCGTAAAGTCGCATCCGAGCAAGGAAGAGATCGCGCTTCCTGTCAACGAGCAGCTGGTTGTTGAGCTTTATTCCAGATAA
- a CDS encoding adenylate kinase — translation MRLIFLGPPGVGKGTQAEKLSKEYRIPHIATGDMLRTAMAKKTPVGMEAKSYIDAGKLVPDDVIINLVAERLKEPDTSAGYILDGFPRTIKQAEALSKILKENRQGIDRVLYFDLNEEELVKRIAGRRSCPACQKVYHTSFNPPPQEGICSCGTALVQRKDDRPETVKARLVVYRNETSPLIQHYREQGLLSQIDADAGVDDVTGRVKEAVLGKKSS, via the coding sequence ATGCGGTTGATCTTCCTCGGTCCTCCCGGGGTTGGAAAAGGGACGCAAGCGGAGAAATTATCGAAAGAGTATCGAATCCCTCACATCGCCACGGGCGATATGCTCAGAACGGCGATGGCCAAGAAAACACCGGTCGGCATGGAAGCCAAATCCTATATCGATGCCGGCAAGCTGGTCCCGGATGATGTGATTATCAACCTGGTTGCGGAGCGGTTGAAGGAGCCGGATACGTCGGCCGGATATATCCTGGATGGTTTTCCAAGGACGATCAAGCAAGCCGAGGCGCTGTCGAAGATTTTAAAAGAGAACCGCCAGGGGATCGATCGGGTCCTCTATTTTGATTTGAATGAAGAGGAGTTGGTCAAGCGGATTGCCGGAAGACGAAGCTGTCCCGCTTGCCAGAAGGTTTATCATACCTCTTTTAATCCCCCCCCTCAGGAGGGGATCTGCAGTTGTGGAACCGCTTTGGTTCAAAGGAAGGATGATCGTCCTGAAACAGTCAAAGCGCGTCTTGTCGTTTATCGAAATGAGACGTCGCCGCTGATTCAACACTATCGAGAGCAGGGCCTCTTGTCGCAGATCGACGCCGACGCCGGCGTGGACGACGTCACCGGTCGGGTCAAAGAGGCGGTTCTTGGGAAGAAGTCATCCTGA
- the lptC gene encoding LPS export ABC transporter periplasmic protein LptC, translating to MLIMTFLLFLSFALVSGMKKRNLLVFFNDIGGKADVKIGQFSVVQSHEGVKNWELRADRAEIFEKDQKALLEKVAVTIQTPQGVQLSLDGDSGTINTRTKDFYLEKKEGPMVLRLSNGYTVETPALSWLNDQKMIVAEGPARITGPQIEINGDELHVAPENQEVTVSGHVQALVH from the coding sequence ATGCTCATCATGACCTTCCTCCTATTTTTGTCTTTTGCGCTTGTCTCCGGTATGAAAAAAAGGAATTTGCTCGTCTTTTTTAATGATATCGGCGGAAAGGCGGATGTAAAGATCGGTCAATTCTCGGTTGTTCAGTCGCACGAGGGGGTGAAAAATTGGGAGTTGAGGGCGGATCGCGCCGAGATATTCGAGAAAGACCAAAAAGCATTGCTTGAAAAAGTCGCTGTGACGATTCAGACCCCTCAGGGGGTCCAATTATCTCTGGATGGAGACTCGGGAACGATCAATACGCGGACAAAAGATTTTTACCTGGAGAAGAAAGAGGGGCCGATGGTGCTCCGGTTGAGCAACGGTTACACCGTTGAGACGCCGGCATTGTCTTGGCTCAACGATCAGAAGATGATTGTCGCCGAGGGACCCGCCCGCATCACCGGCCCTCAAATCGAGATCAACGGGGACGAATTACACGTTGCGCCGGAAAACCAAGAGGTCACCGTCTCGGGTCATGTTCAGGCGCTGGTTCATTAA
- the rplQ gene encoding 50S ribosomal protein L17 yields MRHRKAGRPLGRNSAHRRALFRNLVTSFLRHERIETTEAKAKEIRSIADKMISLGKRGDLHARRMAAAYILDQDVVFSLFSEVAPRFQNKNGGYTRLIKTRVRHGDGAPMVILELTEAKKVEKAPKKERKQKKEKEAGTEETASAPAS; encoded by the coding sequence ATGCGTCATCGTAAGGCAGGTCGTCCCCTCGGAAGGAACAGCGCTCATCGAAGGGCACTCTTTCGAAATCTGGTCACCTCTTTTTTGAGGCACGAGCGGATCGAGACTACGGAAGCCAAGGCAAAGGAGATTCGTTCCATTGCCGATAAGATGATCTCCTTGGGAAAACGAGGAGACCTTCATGCAAGGAGAATGGCCGCGGCTTATATTCTCGATCAAGATGTGGTTTTCTCCCTTTTCTCGGAAGTGGCCCCCCGTTTTCAAAATAAAAACGGCGGGTACACGCGCCTAATCAAGACCCGGGTCCGGCACGGCGACGGCGCTCCGATGGTCATCCTGGAATTGACGGAGGCCAAAAAGGTCGAGAAAGCGCCTAAGAAGGAACGTAAGCAGAAGAAAGAAAAAGAGGCCGGCACGGAAGAAACCGCCTCCGCGCCAGCCTCATAG
- the rpsM gene encoding 30S ribosomal protein S13 gives MARIAGVDLPRDKRIEIGLTYIYGIGRSISQKILKETNVSPDIRVKDLKEDEVIRLREAIERGVRVEGDLRREVSMSIKRLMDIGCYRGLRHRRGLPVRGQRTRTNARTRKGRKKQTVGAKRKETK, from the coding sequence ATGGCTAGAATCGCAGGCGTTGATTTGCCGAGGGATAAAAGGATCGAGATCGGTCTGACGTATATCTACGGAATCGGACGGTCCATCTCTCAAAAGATTTTAAAAGAGACGAACGTCAGTCCGGACATCCGTGTGAAGGATCTCAAGGAAGACGAGGTCATCCGGCTTCGCGAGGCGATTGAGCGAGGCGTCCGGGTGGAAGGGGATCTTCGCCGCGAAGTCTCGATGAGCATCAAGCGTTTGATGGATATCGGTTGTTACCGAGGGCTGCGTCATCGTCGGGGCCTGCCTGTTCGCGGTCAGCGGACACGGACGAACGCAAGAACCCGAAAGGGCCGGAAGAAACAGACGGTTGGCGCCAAGCGAAAAGAGACGAAGTAA
- the map gene encoding type I methionyl aminopeptidase, translating into MIILKSKEEVAKIAKASRIVAESLEAVRAYLKPGMTTKELDLFVERQIRERGGTPAFKGYRNYPATLCISVNEEVVHGIPSPDKVIKEGDIVGLDLGAIYEGFYGDSAVTVAVGEVKPEAKRLIQVTEESLRAGIAQAREGSRLSDISHAVQSHVEQAGFSVVTDFVGHGIGRALHEEPQIPNFGPPGRGPRLREGMVLAIEPMVNMGKAAVRVLDDRWTAVTADGSLSAHFEHTIAVTKEGPVILSKL; encoded by the coding sequence ATGATTATTTTAAAGTCTAAAGAAGAGGTCGCCAAGATCGCAAAAGCGAGCCGGATCGTCGCAGAGTCGCTTGAGGCAGTAAGAGCGTATCTGAAGCCGGGGATGACGACTAAAGAACTCGACCTCTTCGTCGAAAGACAGATTCGAGAGCGGGGAGGGACGCCGGCTTTCAAAGGTTACCGCAACTATCCGGCGACCCTTTGTATCTCCGTCAACGAGGAAGTGGTACATGGAATCCCCTCTCCCGATAAGGTCATTAAAGAAGGGGACATTGTCGGCCTCGATCTCGGCGCGATTTACGAGGGTTTTTATGGGGATTCTGCGGTCACAGTTGCCGTCGGAGAGGTGAAGCCGGAAGCAAAGCGGCTGATTCAGGTCACCGAAGAATCTCTCCGCGCAGGCATCGCGCAGGCGCGTGAGGGGAGCCGGTTGTCGGATATTTCCCACGCGGTTCAATCGCATGTGGAGCAAGCCGGTTTTTCGGTCGTCACCGATTTTGTCGGTCATGGAATTGGACGCGCTTTGCATGAGGAGCCTCAAATCCCTAATTTCGGCCCCCCCGGTCGAGGGCCGCGGCTGAGAGAAGGAATGGTTTTGGCGATCGAGCCGATGGTCAATATGGGGAAGGCCGCCGTTCGGGTTTTGGACGACCGCTGGACGGCGGTGACGGCGGACGGGAGCCTTTCCGCTCACTTTGAGCATACGATCGCGGTGACGAAAGAGGGGCCGGTCATCCTAAGCAAATTGTAA
- the rpsK gene encoding 30S ribosomal protein S11, whose amino-acid sequence MVAKKGAKKKEKRNVQTGVAHIQASFNNTLVTITDMAGNVIVWSSAGSQGFKGSRKSTPFAAQRAAEIAAKKAMENGMKQVDVYVKGPGSGRESAIRALQVAGLKINLIKDVTPIPHNGCRPPKRRRV is encoded by the coding sequence ATGGTTGCAAAAAAAGGTGCGAAGAAAAAAGAAAAGCGGAACGTTCAGACGGGGGTGGCCCATATTCAGGCCTCATTCAATAATACGCTTGTGACCATCACCGACATGGCGGGGAATGTGATCGTCTGGTCGAGCGCCGGGAGCCAAGGGTTTAAGGGCTCGCGGAAGAGCACCCCGTTCGCCGCGCAGAGGGCGGCTGAAATCGCGGCCAAGAAGGCGATGGAGAACGGGATGAAGCAGGTCGATGTCTATGTGAAGGGCCCCGGCTCTGGCCGCGAATCGGCCATTCGGGCGCTTCAGGTCGCAGGGTTGAAGATCAACCTGATCAAGGATGTGACCCCGATCCCGCATAACGGCTGCCGTCCCCCCAAGAGAAGAAGAGTTTAG
- the infA gene encoding translation initiation factor IF-1 — translation MAKEDVIEVQGTIVETLPNAMFRVELENGHRVLAHISGKMRMHYIKILPGDKVTLELSPYDLTRGRITYRFSK, via the coding sequence ATGGCGAAAGAGGATGTCATTGAAGTGCAAGGGACCATCGTGGAGACATTGCCGAACGCCATGTTTAGGGTGGAGCTTGAAAACGGCCATCGCGTTCTTGCTCATATTTCCGGAAAGATGAGGATGCATTACATCAAGATCCTCCCGGGAGACAAGGTCACGCTGGAGCTCTCTCCATACGATCTGACCCGTGGGCGGATCACGTACCGCTTTAGCAAATAA
- a CDS encoding DNA-directed RNA polymerase subunit alpha gives MIIRTKDFQIPKKLEVEKETLTKTYGKFFAEPFERGFGSTIGNSLRRVLLSSIAGAAVTSIKIEGVLHEFSTIPGVKEDVTDIILNVKNLRLKIHTDKPKVIHIKKKGAGEVLAKDIIHDADVEILTPDLHIATLDKDGNLDMELVVKVGRGYVPSERNKEEGMPIGVIPIDAIFSPIRKVNFIVENARVGRVTDYDKLVMEIWTDGSVKPDDVLGFSAKILKDHLNIFINFEELEQPVEQERDEVKEFNKNLLRSVHELELSVRAANCLKNANIRTIADLVQRSESEMLKTKNFGRKSLNEIKEILSEMGLSLGMKLEGHSAEVGKEG, from the coding sequence ATGATTATTAGAACAAAAGATTTTCAGATACCAAAGAAGCTTGAAGTCGAAAAAGAAACGCTCACAAAAACGTATGGAAAATTCTTTGCCGAGCCGTTCGAGCGTGGATTCGGCAGCACCATCGGAAACTCCCTCCGGCGCGTTCTCCTTTCATCCATAGCAGGGGCCGCGGTCACGTCGATTAAAATCGAGGGGGTCCTGCACGAGTTCTCGACGATTCCGGGGGTGAAAGAGGATGTCACCGATATCATTTTGAATGTCAAAAATCTCCGTTTGAAGATCCATACCGATAAACCGAAGGTGATCCATATTAAGAAAAAAGGGGCGGGCGAGGTTTTGGCGAAGGATATTATCCACGACGCCGACGTTGAAATCCTGACCCCCGACCTTCATATCGCGACATTGGACAAAGACGGGAATCTCGATATGGAATTGGTCGTCAAGGTGGGCCGAGGCTATGTTCCTTCGGAGCGGAACAAAGAGGAAGGGATGCCGATCGGTGTGATCCCGATTGACGCTATTTTCTCGCCGATCCGCAAAGTGAATTTCATCGTCGAGAACGCGCGCGTCGGCCGCGTGACCGATTATGACAAGCTGGTCATGGAGATTTGGACGGACGGCAGTGTGAAGCCGGACGACGTGCTCGGTTTTTCCGCAAAGATTTTGAAGGACCATTTGAATATCTTCATCAACTTTGAGGAGCTCGAGCAGCCGGTCGAGCAAGAGCGGGATGAGGTCAAGGAGTTCAACAAGAATCTTCTCCGAAGCGTGCACGAGCTGGAACTCTCCGTCCGCGCCGCCAATTGTCTAAAAAATGCCAATATCCGGACCATCGCCGATTTGGTTCAACGGTCCGAATCGGAGATGCTGAAAACGAAAAATTTCGGCAGAAAATCATTGAACGAAATTAAGGAAATTCTCTCTGAGATGGGATTGTCCCTTGGGATGAAACTGGAGGGGCATTCCGCCGAGGTCGGTAAAGAAGGATAA
- a CDS encoding LptA/OstA family protein — MFRRWFIKYILSPLLLIELLGGGGFTVAGEIPVRNNPQEPISITSNKMTIKSLEDKIIFEGEVFIKKGDLTIKADHAEVFMSESSSLLIDPSAQEKREVSRIETSGNVDIRQGEKHAKAEKGVYDQKKETITLTGDAEAWEKEYRVKGKVITLFIAENRSLVEGSQVIIHSGVSDLNLGKK; from the coding sequence ATGTTCAGGCGCTGGTTCATTAAATATATTCTTTCTCCTCTCCTCCTTATCGAACTCCTCGGGGGGGGCGGTTTTACCGTCGCCGGTGAGATACCGGTTAGAAATAATCCTCAGGAACCCATCTCCATTACCTCCAATAAAATGACGATTAAAAGTCTGGAAGACAAAATTATCTTCGAGGGAGAGGTCTTCATCAAAAAGGGCGATTTGACGATTAAGGCGGATCACGCGGAAGTTTTTATGTCCGAGTCCTCTTCTTTATTGATCGATCCTTCGGCCCAAGAGAAGCGGGAAGTCTCTCGAATCGAGACCTCCGGCAACGTCGACATTCGGCAGGGCGAAAAGCATGCGAAGGCCGAGAAGGGCGTCTATGACCAAAAGAAAGAGACCATTACCCTCACCGGGGATGCCGAAGCTTGGGAAAAAGAGTACCGTGTCAAGGGGAAGGTGATTACCCTTTTTATCGCGGAGAATCGGAGCCTGGTCGAGGGAAGCCAGGTGATTATTCATTCCGGGGTAAGCGATTTGAATTTAGGAAAAAAATAA
- the rpmJ gene encoding 50S ribosomal protein L36 produces MKVRSSVKAICAKCKIIKRKGVIRVICENPRHKQRQG; encoded by the coding sequence ATGAAAGTTCGGTCATCGGTCAAGGCGATCTGCGCCAAGTGTAAAATTATCAAGAGAAAAGGGGTGATCCGCGTGATCTGCGAGAACCCCCGCCACAAGCAACGGCAAGGCTAG